In Variovorax paradoxus, a single genomic region encodes these proteins:
- a CDS encoding translocation/assembly module TamB domain-containing protein, translated as MQNDANNTDPATPQTPAVVKRSRTRRALRAFAWTVLGLFVAVLLLGAGAWWWLGSNKSLAFALAQAAQRLPAGQTLESRDVTGSLRTGGRIGWLKYQSESIAVEVNDATIGWQLAPLFQRKVQLGEVHAKQVLIEKRGPPSDKPTEPLQQLALPVDVDVPFRIDEVRWAGPPALQALNLSGSYSYKAAEHALEVKGVDIADGHYSARVKLQGPAPMAIDASLNGRVKAPLAEDHDIDVLAEATVKGTLTGTEARLQVAAELKPAEESPDAPMEARLQAQIAPWLPQPVIDAKADLRNVDASSLWPGAPETRLTGTVELTPDADTGPAAWKASADIRNSVAGPWDEEKLPVEQVQARVGFDGTSWTIPEATVRAGGGRIDAAGKWSPAPAPWQAQATVRGVRPGALYTELSGAPVSGTLKAEQKESTISFDAALRAEGGAGSKALPGFALDRALAQGQWKDQVLDLRTLRIEAQRASIDGKLQVRVADQAGSGKLSLVLPGGSAQVEGRIAPTAGSGDIKASIDDADAVQRWVQGLPGLSNVFANASAKGSAKLDANWQGGWQTIQRRLQNATAPAQRGTAEPTLKAMLGVPRLDLHLPASEPGGAATAVQLNGLRAELAGSLAQASLTLQGEATTGTQKITIDTRASGGLAGNDQWRAALASLRLQAQDSVSPGSAPWVLELSREVTATIRSTSGNAARLDIEASAAAATLRGPVPGTVRIDWQPLRFSQSGAAPNRVFRVQSKGQLQGLPMAWAGALGANTTLGEYGISGDLMFDGDWDIDAGDTLRAKARLARQSGDIRVQAGEAALVTRIVSTGTGTASERTMNSATAPNGVEAPSTPAGLRQAELRLDAQGDAVRASLTWDSERAGKINADIDTRVQQRAGGWQWAPDAPLGGTIKASLPNLGVWSMLAPPGWRIAGTLDAAATLSGNRAVPRWNGTLGADKLALRAPVEGLDLRDGRLRASLNGERVEITEFTLKGGAGSSARIAGQSGNRSTAASEARSDGGTLSATGDLSWGPASGTASGVRMAMQGQLRALRVLVRTDRQVTLSGDLQAKLDNGQFTVRGKLKTDRAVIILPDETAPSLGSDVVVRSAAKDREAAEAAKRESERADAQAAKPQTAKPPDIVVNFDLGDDFAVQGRGITTRLEGDLEIRSTRLNAPPRITGEVKTVKGQYRAYGQQLDVETGVARFNGPFDNPALDILAIRPNLSQRAGVQITGTAQSPRVKLYSEPALSDAETLSWVILGRASATSGGESALLQQAALSLLGKIGGSGSGGSLASRFGLDELGFKGPGSGGDLRESAVTLGKRLSKDFYITYERSIGGTFGTLFIFYDLTTKLTLRGQAGQTSGLDLIYTVKYD; from the coding sequence CGAAGTAAACGACGCCACCATCGGCTGGCAGCTCGCGCCGCTGTTCCAGCGCAAGGTGCAGCTCGGCGAAGTGCATGCCAAGCAGGTGCTCATCGAAAAGCGCGGCCCGCCGAGCGACAAGCCCACCGAGCCGCTGCAGCAGCTGGCGCTGCCGGTCGATGTCGACGTGCCCTTCCGCATCGACGAAGTGCGCTGGGCCGGCCCGCCCGCGCTGCAGGCGCTCAACCTGTCGGGCAGCTACAGCTACAAGGCCGCCGAGCACGCGCTCGAAGTGAAGGGTGTGGACATTGCCGACGGCCACTACAGCGCGCGCGTCAAGCTGCAGGGCCCCGCGCCGATGGCGATCGACGCCTCGCTCAACGGCCGCGTGAAGGCCCCGCTGGCCGAAGACCACGACATCGACGTGCTGGCCGAAGCCACCGTCAAGGGCACGCTCACCGGCACCGAAGCCCGCCTGCAGGTGGCCGCCGAACTCAAGCCTGCCGAGGAAAGCCCCGACGCCCCGATGGAAGCCAGGCTGCAGGCGCAGATCGCGCCGTGGCTGCCTCAGCCGGTGATCGATGCCAAGGCCGACCTGCGCAACGTCGATGCCTCCAGCCTGTGGCCCGGCGCGCCGGAAACCCGGCTCACCGGCACCGTCGAACTCACGCCCGACGCCGACACCGGCCCGGCCGCATGGAAGGCATCGGCCGACATCCGCAACAGCGTGGCCGGCCCGTGGGACGAAGAAAAACTCCCGGTCGAACAGGTGCAGGCCCGCGTGGGTTTCGACGGCACCAGCTGGACCATTCCCGAAGCCACCGTGCGCGCGGGCGGCGGGCGCATCGACGCGGCCGGCAAGTGGAGCCCCGCGCCCGCCCCGTGGCAGGCCCAGGCCACCGTGCGCGGCGTGCGGCCCGGCGCGCTGTACACCGAGCTTTCCGGCGCGCCCGTGAGCGGCACGCTCAAGGCCGAGCAGAAAGAAAGCACCATCAGCTTCGACGCCGCGCTGCGCGCCGAAGGCGGCGCCGGCAGCAAGGCGCTGCCCGGCTTCGCGCTCGACCGCGCGCTGGCCCAGGGCCAGTGGAAAGACCAGGTGCTCGACCTGCGCACCTTGCGCATCGAAGCCCAGCGCGCCAGCATCGACGGCAAGCTGCAGGTGCGCGTGGCCGACCAGGCCGGCAGCGGCAAGCTCAGCCTGGTGCTGCCGGGCGGCAGCGCGCAGGTCGAAGGCCGTATCGCGCCCACCGCGGGCAGCGGCGACATCAAGGCCAGCATCGACGACGCCGACGCCGTGCAGCGCTGGGTGCAGGGCCTGCCGGGGCTGTCGAACGTGTTCGCGAACGCCAGCGCCAAGGGCTCGGCCAAGCTGGACGCGAACTGGCAGGGCGGCTGGCAGACCATCCAGCGCCGCCTGCAGAACGCGACCGCGCCGGCACAGCGCGGCACCGCCGAGCCCACGCTCAAGGCCATGCTCGGCGTGCCCCGCCTCGACCTGCACCTGCCGGCCTCCGAGCCCGGCGGCGCAGCCACCGCCGTGCAACTGAACGGCCTGCGCGCCGAACTCGCCGGCAGCCTCGCGCAAGCCAGCCTCACGCTGCAGGGCGAAGCCACCACCGGCACCCAGAAAATCACCATCGACACCCGCGCCAGCGGCGGCCTCGCGGGCAACGACCAATGGCGCGCGGCGCTCGCCAGCCTGCGCCTGCAGGCCCAGGACAGCGTCAGCCCCGGCAGCGCCCCCTGGGTGCTGGAGCTGAGCCGCGAAGTGACGGCCACCATCCGCAGCACCAGCGGCAACGCCGCGCGGCTGGACATCGAAGCCTCCGCCGCCGCGGCCACCCTGCGCGGCCCGGTGCCCGGCACCGTGCGCATCGACTGGCAGCCGCTGCGCTTCAGCCAGAGCGGCGCGGCGCCCAACCGGGTGTTCCGCGTGCAGTCCAAGGGCCAGCTGCAGGGCCTGCCCATGGCATGGGCCGGCGCGCTCGGCGCCAACACCACGCTGGGCGAATACGGCATCAGCGGCGACCTGATGTTCGACGGCGACTGGGACATCGACGCCGGCGACACCCTGCGCGCCAAGGCCCGCCTCGCGCGCCAGAGCGGCGACATCCGCGTGCAGGCCGGCGAGGCCGCGCTGGTCACGCGCATCGTGAGCACCGGCACGGGCACCGCCAGCGAACGCACCATGAACTCCGCCACCGCCCCCAACGGCGTGGAAGCGCCCAGCACCCCGGCCGGCCTGCGCCAGGCCGAGCTGCGGCTCGACGCGCAAGGCGACGCCGTGCGCGCCAGCCTGACATGGGACAGCGAACGCGCCGGCAAGATCAACGCCGACATCGACACCCGCGTGCAGCAGCGCGCCGGCGGCTGGCAATGGGCGCCAGACGCGCCGCTGGGCGGCACCATCAAGGCCAGCCTGCCCAACCTGGGCGTGTGGTCGATGCTCGCGCCGCCGGGCTGGCGCATTGCCGGCACGCTCGACGCCGCCGCCACCCTGTCGGGCAACCGCGCCGTGCCGCGCTGGAACGGCACCCTGGGCGCCGACAAGCTCGCGCTGCGCGCGCCGGTCGAAGGCCTGGACCTGCGCGACGGGCGGCTGCGCGCATCGCTGAACGGCGAGCGCGTGGAGATCACCGAATTCACGCTCAAGGGCGGCGCCGGCAGCTCCGCGCGCATTGCCGGCCAGAGCGGCAACCGCAGCACCGCCGCCAGCGAGGCCCGCTCCGACGGCGGCACGCTGTCGGCCACCGGCGACCTCAGCTGGGGCCCGGCCAGCGGCACTGCATCGGGCGTGCGCATGGCCATGCAGGGCCAGTTGCGCGCGCTGCGCGTGCTGGTGCGCACAGACCGGCAAGTCACGCTCTCGGGCGACCTGCAGGCCAAGCTGGACAACGGCCAGTTCACCGTGCGAGGCAAGCTCAAGACCGACCGCGCGGTCATCATCCTGCCCGACGAAACCGCGCCCAGCCTGGGCAGCGACGTGGTCGTGCGCTCCGCCGCCAAGGACCGCGAGGCGGCCGAGGCGGCGAAACGCGAATCCGAGCGCGCCGATGCCCAGGCCGCGAAACCGCAGACCGCCAAGCCGCCGGACATCGTCGTCAACTTCGACCTGGGCGACGACTTCGCGGTGCAGGGCCGCGGCATCACCACCCGCCTGGAAGGCGACCTGGAAATCCGCAGCACCCGGCTGAACGCCCCGCCGCGCATCACCGGCGAAGTGAAGACCGTGAAGGGCCAGTACCGCGCCTACGGCCAGCAGCTCGACGTGGAAACCGGCGTGGCCCGCTTCAACGGCCCCTTCGACAACCCCGCGCTGGACATCCTGGCCATTCGCCCGAACCTGTCGCAGCGCGCGGGCGTGCAGATCACCGGCACCGCGCAGTCGCCGCGCGTGAAGCTGTATTCCGAGCCCGCCCTGTCGGACGCCGAAACCCTGTCATGGGTGATCCTGGGCCGCGCATCCGCCACCAGCGGCGGCGAATCGGCGCTGCTGCAGCAGGCGGCGCTGTCGCTGCTGGGCAAGATCGGCGGCAGCGGCTCCGGCGGCAGCCTGGCCAGCCGCTTCGGGCTGGACGAACTGGGCTTCAAGGGCCCGGGCAGCGGCGGCGACCTGCGCGAATCGGCGGTGACGCTGGGCAAGCGGCTGTCGAAGGACTTCTACATCACCTACGAGCGCAGCATCGGCGGGACCTTCGGCACGCTGTTCATCTTCTACGACCTGACCACCAAGCTCACGCTGCGGGGGCAGGCGGGGCAGACGAGCGGGCTGGATCTGATCTATACGGTGAAGTACGACTGA
- a CDS encoding DUF4124 domain-containing protein, which translates to MRVLLACLLLCATSTALAQPPVYRCETGGKVSYSDAPCVGGKTVDVTPTQGMDKMGGTSRKGAEVQREEFRKSMDTAFRPLTGKSHEDMNVLRHRVNLPAGVQARCDTLDGQIAELQGDVARTSGAEKGRAEVALYKARKSFFDLKC; encoded by the coding sequence GTGAGAGTTCTGCTCGCCTGTCTCTTGCTTTGCGCCACCTCGACAGCGCTTGCCCAGCCGCCCGTCTACCGCTGCGAAACCGGCGGAAAGGTCAGCTACTCCGACGCGCCTTGCGTGGGTGGCAAGACCGTCGACGTGACGCCGACGCAAGGCATGGACAAGATGGGCGGCACATCGCGCAAGGGCGCTGAGGTGCAGCGCGAGGAGTTTCGCAAGTCGATGGACACGGCCTTCCGGCCGCTCACCGGAAAGTCGCATGAGGACATGAATGTCCTGCGGCACCGCGTGAACCTGCCGGCCGGCGTTCAAGCCCGCTGCGATACGCTCGATGGGCAGATTGCCGAATTGCAGGGCGACGTGGCGCGAACGAGCGGTGCGGAGAAGGGTCGCGCGGAGGTCGCGTTGTACAAGGCCCGGAAGTCTTTCTTCGACCTGAAATGCTGA
- a CDS encoding methyl-accepting chemotaxis protein: MTSATDPRTPRSRNILGRRLLATFSVVLLLTLAGSGIGIWSLAKVNDATHEAIQQNGVSERLVVDAYRLQAINAERYKAMALSSEPEVGEILAADIQATEKQYNELMQQVDERLKSAPDRALLAQIEAAGTDFKATVKELIAARDSGLTERIRNVYSQRFQPGSAALLAAVSKLAQAQRDAIDAADSRIDGLSASARLALVVFCAAALLVGAVLAQWLVRSISRPIRAAGETAQRVASLDLRQDIAGHSRDEAGQMLQALGAMQGALRELVERVRESVQNVRVAAGDMAQGNSELSSRTEEAASSLQQTAAALELVMRNVAQSSEAAGRAEQMAGAAATVAAQGGEVVSQVVGTMQDIHRASHKMADIIGVIDGIAFQTNILALNAAVEAARAGEAGRGFAVVAAEVRQLATRSAAAAREIKGLIENSVQRIEAGTQLADSAGQTMGRIMASIQQVAGTVNDITEATHAQTRDIGQINTAVSRLDRMTQQNSALVEESAAASQGLRDQAHSLDALISQFVLPGDGEAAQDARDAQWLPARKVLLAATPEDRLLPA; this comes from the coding sequence GTGACTTCCGCCACCGACCCACGCACTCCCCGCTCCCGCAACATCCTCGGCCGCCGGCTGCTGGCCACTTTCAGCGTCGTGCTGCTGCTGACCCTCGCGGGCTCGGGCATCGGCATCTGGTCGCTGGCGAAGGTGAACGACGCCACGCATGAGGCCATCCAGCAGAACGGCGTGTCGGAACGCCTGGTGGTCGACGCCTACCGCCTGCAGGCGATCAACGCCGAGCGCTACAAGGCGATGGCGCTGAGCTCCGAGCCCGAGGTCGGTGAGATCCTGGCCGCCGACATCCAGGCGACGGAAAAGCAATACAACGAGCTGATGCAGCAGGTCGACGAGCGCTTGAAGTCCGCGCCCGACCGCGCGCTGCTCGCGCAGATCGAAGCCGCGGGCACCGACTTCAAGGCGACCGTGAAAGAGCTGATCGCGGCGCGCGACTCGGGCCTGACGGAGCGCATCCGCAATGTCTATTCGCAGCGCTTCCAGCCGGGCTCGGCCGCGCTGCTGGCGGCGGTGTCGAAGCTCGCGCAGGCGCAGCGCGACGCCATCGACGCTGCAGACTCCCGCATCGACGGCCTGAGCGCCTCGGCGCGGCTGGCGCTGGTGGTGTTCTGCGCGGCGGCGCTGCTGGTGGGCGCGGTGCTGGCGCAGTGGCTGGTGCGCAGCATCAGCAGGCCGATCCGCGCGGCCGGCGAAACGGCGCAACGCGTGGCCAGCCTCGACCTGCGGCAGGACATCGCGGGCCACTCGCGCGACGAGGCAGGGCAGATGCTGCAGGCGCTGGGCGCGATGCAGGGCGCGCTGCGCGAACTGGTCGAGCGCGTGCGCGAGTCGGTGCAGAACGTGCGCGTGGCCGCGGGCGACATGGCGCAGGGCAATTCGGAACTCTCGTCGCGCACGGAAGAAGCCGCGTCGAGCCTGCAGCAGACGGCCGCCGCGCTGGAGCTGGTGATGCGCAACGTGGCGCAGTCGAGCGAGGCCGCGGGCCGCGCGGAGCAGATGGCGGGCGCCGCCGCCACGGTGGCTGCGCAGGGCGGCGAGGTGGTGTCGCAGGTGGTCGGCACGATGCAGGACATTCACCGCGCGTCGCACAAGATGGCCGACATCATCGGCGTGATCGACGGCATCGCGTTCCAGACGAACATCCTTGCGCTCAACGCGGCGGTGGAAGCCGCGCGCGCCGGCGAAGCGGGCCGGGGCTTCGCGGTGGTGGCGGCGGAGGTGCGGCAACTGGCCACGCGTTCCGCGGCGGCGGCGCGCGAGATCAAGGGCCTGATCGAGAACTCGGTGCAGCGCATCGAGGCCGGCACGCAACTGGCCGACAGCGCGGGCCAGACGATGGGCCGCATCATGGCGTCGATCCAGCAGGTGGCGGGCACGGTGAACGACATCACCGAGGCCACGCATGCGCAGACGCGCGACATCGGCCAGATCAACACCGCCGTCTCGCGGCTGGACCGCATGACGCAGCAGAACTCTGCGCTGGTGGAAGAGTCGGCCGCCGCGTCGCAAGGCCTGCGCGACCAGGCGCACAGCCTCGACGCGCTGATCAGCCAGTTCGTGCTGCCGGGCGACGGCGAGGCGGCGCAAGACGCGCGCGATGCGCAATGGCTGCCCGCCCGCAAGGTGCTGCTGGCGGCAACGCCCGAAGACCGCCTGCTGCCGGCCTGA